In Candidatus Tanganyikabacteria bacterium, a single genomic region encodes these proteins:
- a CDS encoding 4a-hydroxytetrahydrobiopterin dehydratase, which produces MALADRRCVPCEGGTPKLPPAAIGALAAELPGWEVRDERLVRTFKFKDFRAAMAFLGRVADVAENEGHHPDFCVHYRVVDMTVWTHAIGGLSENDFILAAKIDRLV; this is translated from the coding sequence ATGGCCCTTGCAGACCGCCGCTGCGTCCCCTGCGAGGGCGGCACGCCCAAGCTGCCGCCCGCCGCGATCGGCGCGCTCGCCGCCGAGTTGCCGGGCTGGGAGGTACGCGACGAGAGGCTGGTCCGGACCTTCAAGTTCAAGGATTTCCGCGCGGCGATGGCCTTCCTCGGCCGGGTCGCCGACGTCGCCGAGAACGAGGGCCACCACCCGGACTTCTGCGTCCACTACCGGGTCGTGGACATGACCGTGTGGACGCATGCCATCGGCGGCCTGTCGGAGAACGACTTCATCCTGGCCGCGAAGATCGACCGGTTGGTCTGA